The following proteins are encoded in a genomic region of Phycisphaerae bacterium:
- a CDS encoding glycosyltransferase family 2 protein yields MSKLPSLTIFFPFYNEEANIERVVRAAVAAAPRFADQFEVIMVNDGSRDRTGEIADRLDREIPNCRAAHNRPNQGYGGAVKRGFKEARMEYIFFTDGDGQFDINELPKLVQLLDHCDMAVGYRIKRADPFVRRLNAFCWGALVRLLFHIRVRDIDCAFKLIPRSFMDSIELWSDGALISTELLAKATYRGLRIREVGVNHYPREAGVQTGAKLRVIFKAFVELFRLRTRIRSTKKGTPTGV; encoded by the coding sequence ATGAGCAAGTTACCGTCACTCACTATTTTCTTCCCGTTCTACAACGAGGAGGCCAATATCGAGCGGGTGGTGCGCGCCGCGGTCGCAGCGGCTCCCCGTTTCGCGGATCAGTTCGAAGTGATCATGGTGAACGACGGCAGTCGCGATCGCACCGGCGAGATCGCGGACCGACTCGATCGAGAGATTCCGAATTGCCGGGCAGCCCACAACCGCCCGAATCAGGGCTACGGCGGCGCGGTCAAGCGCGGCTTCAAGGAAGCTCGGATGGAGTACATCTTCTTCACCGACGGCGACGGCCAATTCGATATCAACGAGTTGCCGAAACTTGTTCAATTGCTCGACCATTGCGACATGGCGGTGGGATATCGAATCAAGCGAGCGGATCCCTTCGTTCGACGGCTGAATGCCTTTTGCTGGGGCGCGCTCGTGCGGCTGCTGTTCCATATCCGCGTGCGCGATATCGATTGTGCTTTCAAACTCATTCCCCGGTCATTCATGGATTCCATCGAACTCTGGAGTGATGGCGCGCTGATCAGCACCGAATTGCTCGCGAAAGCCACCTACCGGGGATTGCGGATCCGGGAGGTGGGAGTCAACCACTACCCTCGCGAAGCCGGCGTCCAGACCGGCGCCAAGCTCAGGGTGATCTTCAAGGCATTTGTCGAGCTATTCCGACTTCGGACGCGGATTCGCTCAACGAAAAAAGGGACGCCTACCGGCGTCTGA